From a region of the Cucumis sativus cultivar 9930 chromosome 6, Cucumber_9930_V3, whole genome shotgun sequence genome:
- the LOC101209289 gene encoding uncharacterized protein LOC101209289, which yields MQSDQNPPQQLQAMLENSANLSFSSKEDDEMSKSALAAFREKEEEIDRMRTELNNKLQLRLGRVQEESRRLSSLREELEAIGGDPMRKEIGQIRKKIDALNKELKPLGVTCQKKEKEYKDALDSFNEKNNEKVQLISKLMEMVGESEKLRLKRLEELSKHVDNTS from the exons atgcaGAGCGACCAGAATCCACCCCAGCAACTTCAAGCAATGTTAGAGAATTCTGCAAATTTGAGTTTCAGTAGTAAAGAAGACGATGAGATGTCCAAATCCGCGCTTGCGGCTTTCAGggaaaaggaagaggagaTCGATCGGATGAGGACTGAGCTTAACAACAAACTTCAACTTCGTCTCGGCCGTGTTCAGGAAGAATCCAGGCGTTTGTCTTCACTTCGCGAG GAACTTGAAGCCATAGGAGGAGATCCAATGAGAAAGGAAATTGGACAAATTCGTAAGAAAATTGATGCCCTAAACAAGGAATTGAAGCCTCTTGGAGTAACGTGCCAAAAGaag GAGAAAGAGTACAAAGATGCCCTTGATTCTTTCAATGAAAAGAACAACGAAAAAGTACAGTTAATATCAAAACTAATGGAG aTGGTTGGTGAAAGCGAAAAGCTGAGGCTAAAGAGGTTGGAAGAATTGAGTAAGCATGTGGATAACACTTCTTAA
- the LOC101209536 gene encoding pleiotropic drug resistance protein 2 → MAAAQMVADDLARSMSRRSWASASQRSWATASIREVWQAQPDVFSRSGRQEDEEELKWAALERLPTYDRLRKGMLKHVLDNGRVVHDEVDVTKIGMQEKQQLMESMLKIIEEDNEKFLRRLRDRTDRVGIEMPKVEVRYEHLAVEGELHVGSRALPTLLNVFLNIAESVLGLVRLAPSRKRKIQILKDISGIVKPSRMTLLLGPPSSGKTTFLRALAGKLENNLKETGKITYCGHEFKEFVPQRTSAYISQHDLHNWEMTVRETFDFSGRCQGVGTRYEMLEELSRREKEAGIKPDPEIDAFMKAISVSGQRTNLFTDYVLKILGLDICADIIVGNEMRRGISGGQRKRVTTGEMLVGPAKGLFMDEISTGLDSSTTFQICKFMKQMVHIMDVTMIISLLQPAPETFDLFDDVILLSEGEVVYQGPRENVLEFFEFMGFKCPERKGVADFLQEVTSKKDQEQYWFKKSQPYRYVSVPEFIQGFKKFHIGQRLNTELGVPFDKRSTHPAALVTQKYGLSNWQLFRALFSREWLLMKRNSFIYIFKTVQITIMSLITMTVFFRTEMKPGTLEGGGKYLGALFFSLINMMFNGMAELALTITRLPVFYKQRDSLFFPGWAFGLPIWVLRIPLSLMESGIWIGLTYYTIGFAPAASRFFRQFLAYFGIHQMALSLFRFIAAAGRVQVIASTMGSFTLLIVFVLGGFIIAKGDIEPWMIWGYYISPMMYGQNAIVINEFLDDRWNKDSSNPLLRGTTVGKVILASRDFYTTNKMYWICVGALFGFSFLFNILFIMALTFLNPLGDSRSAIADEANDKKNNPYSSSRGIQMQPIKSSNAANNSNSTKKKGMVLPFQPLSLAFNHVNYYVDMPAEMKSQGIDDDRLQLLRDVSGAFRPGVLTALVGVSGAGKTTLMDVLAGRKTGGYIEGSINISGYPKNQETFARVSGYCEQNDIHSPHLTVYESVLYSAWLRLPSSVNTETRKMFVEEVMELVELNPLREALVGLPGIDGLSTEQRKRLTIAVELVANPSIIFMDEPTSGLDARAAAIVMRTVRNTVDTGRTVVCTIHQPSIDIFESFDELFLMKRGGQVIYAGSLGHQSHRLVEYFESVPGVPKIKDGYNPATWMLEVTASSVETQLDVDFADIYANSALYQRNQELIAELSQPPPGSEDLHFPTKYSQTFTVQFKACFWKWYRSYWRNPRYNAVRFFMTVMIGLLFGLIFWNKGEKTEKEQDLRNFLGAMYAAILFLGASNASAIQPVVSIERTVFYRERAAGMYSPLPYAFSQVAIEVIYNAIQTIIYSLLLFSMMGFQWKASNFFWFYYFILMCFVYFTMFGMMIIALTPGPQIAAIAMSFFLSFWNLFSGFMVPRPQIPIWWRWYYWLSPIAWTINGLVTSQVGNKGGNLHVPGGVDIPVKTFLKDTFGFEYDFLPYIALAHFGWVFLYFFVFAYSMKFLNFQKR, encoded by the exons atggcAGCGGCTCAGATGGTAGCTGATGATCTAGCGAGATCGATGAGCCGGCGGAGTTGGGCGTCGGCGAGCCAGAGAAGCTGGGCGACGGCAAGCATCAGAGAAGTATGGCAAGCACAGCCGGATGTTTTTAGTAGGAGTGGGCGGCAGGAGGACGAAGAGGAACTGAAATGGGCGGCGCTGGAGCGGCTTCCGACGTACGACCGACTCCGGAAAGGAATGCTGAAACACGTGCTGGATAACGGGCGCGTGGTTCACGATGAAGTGGACGTAACGAAGATCGGAATGCAGGAGAAACAGCAATTAATGGAGAGTATGCTGAAAATCATTGAAGAGGATAACGAAAAGTTCTTGAGACGCCTTAGAGATCGTACCGATAG agtgGGAATAGAGATGCCGAAGGTAGAAGTCCGGTACGAGCATTTAGCGGTGGAAGGTGAATTACACGTCGGAAGTAGAGCACTCCCCACTTTGCTCAATGTTTTTCTCAATATTGCTGAG AGTGTGCTTGGATTGGTTCGGCTGGCCCCATCtaggaagagaaaaatacaGATTCTTAAAGATATCAGTGGCATTGTCAAACCCTCCag GATGACTCTTCTTCTGGGTCCTCCAAGTTCTGGAAAAACAACATTTCTACGTGCACTTGCAGGAAAACTGGAAAACAACTTGAag GAAACGGGAAAAATCACATATTGTGGGCACGAGTTTAAGGAGTTTGTACCTCAGAGAACTTCAGCATACATCAGCCAACACGACCTTCACAACTGGGAAATGACAGTAAGAGAAACATTTGATTTCTCAGGAAGATGCCAAGGTGTTGGTACCAGGTATGAAATGTTAGAAGAACTTTccagaagagaaaaagaagctGGAATCAAACCTGACCCCGAAATTGATGCCTTCATGAAAGCCATTTCTGTTTCTGGCCAAAGAACCAACTTGTTCACTGACTATGTTCTCAAG ATATTGGGATTGGATATTTGTGCTGATATTATTGTTGGTAATGAGATGAGAAGGGGGATTTCTGGTGGACAGAGAAAGCGTGTAACAACTG GGGAGATGTTGGTTGGACCAGCAAAAGGACTGTTTATGGATGAAATATCAACTGGGTTAGACAGTTCCACAACATTTCAGATATGTAAATTCATGAAGCAAATGGTTCACATAATGGATGTAACAATGATCATTTCTCTGCTACAGCCAGCTCCAGAAACCTTTGACCTTTTTGATGATGTAATTTTACTTTCAGAGGGTGAGGTTGTGTACCAAGGACCACGTGAAAACGTCCTAGAGTTCTTTGAATTCATGGGATTCAAATGCCCTGAAAGGAAAGGAGTAGCTGATTTTCTGCAAGAAGTCACATCCAAAAAGGACCAAGAACAATACTGGTTTAAAAAGAGCCAACCTTACAGATACGTTTCTGTTCCTGAATTTATACAAGgattcaaaaaatttcatattggCCAACGTCTTAACACAGAACTCGGTGTGCCTTTCGACAAAAGAAGTACCCACCCTGCTGCATTAGTCACTCAAAAGTATGGCTTGTCCAATTGGCAACTCTTCAGGGCTCTCTTTTCAAGGGAGTGGCTTTTGATGAAACGTAACTCATTCATCTATATATTCAAGACAGTCCAGATAACAATCATGTCTTTAATTACAATGACAGTGTTCTTCAGGACAGAAATGAAACCGGGTACTTTGGAAGGTGGTGGCAAGTATCTTGGAGCCCTGTTCTTCAGCTTAATTAATATGATGTTTAATGGAATGGCAGAACTAGCCTTGACCATTACCAGGCTTCCTGTTTTTTATAAGCAAAGggattctttgttttttccgGGTTGGGCTTTTGGGTTGCCCATTTGGGTACTCAGAATTCCTTTATCATTGATGGAATCAGGCATTTGGATTGGCCTTACTTACTACACAATTGGGTTTGCTCCAGCTGCTAGCAG GTTTTTCCGGCAATTCTTAGCATACTTTGGAATCCATCAAATGGCTCTGTCCCTCTTTCGATTCATTGCTGCAGCTGGGAGAGTACAAGTTATTGCAAGTACTATGGGAAGTTTTACTCTACTAATTGTCTTCGTATTAGGTGGCTTCATCATTGCTAAAG GTGACATAGAGCCATGGATGATATGGGGTTACTACATTTCTCCTATGATGTATGGACAAAATGCAATTGTCATTAACGAGTTCTTAGACGATAGATGGAATAAG GATTCTTCAAATCCCTTATTAAGGGGAACTACCGTCGGGAAGGTTATCCTTGCTTCAAGAGACTTTTATACTACTAATAAAATGTATTGGATTTGTGTTGGAGCACTATTTGggttctcttttcttttcaacataCTGTTCATCATGGCATTGACTTTCCTCAACC CTTTGGGCGATTCAAGATCTGCCATTGCTGATGAGGcaaatgataagaaaaataatccGTATTCCTCATCCAGAG GTATTCAAATGCAACCTATAAAGTCTTCAAATGCagcaaataattcaaatagtacaaaaaagaaaggaatggTTTTGCCCTTTCAGCCACTTTCCCTTGCATTTAACCATGTTAACTACTACGTGGATATGCCTGCT GAAATGAAGAGTCAAGGGATTGATGATGATCGCCTTCAATTACTGCGAGATGTCAGTGGAGCTTTCAGACCTGGTGTCTTGACAGCACTTGTAGGTGTAAGTGGGGCTGGAAAAACCACTCTAATGGATGTTTTAGCAGGACGAAAGACAGGAGGATACATTGAAGGAAGTATCAATATATCTGGTTACCCGAAGAATCAAGAAACGTTTGCTCGAGTTTCTGGTTACTGTGAACAAAATGACATTCATTCGCCGCACCTTACTGTCTACGAATCAGTGCTATATTCAGCATGGCTTCGCCTTCCGTCAAGTGTCAATACAGAGACAAGAaag ATGTTCGTGGAAGAAGTTATGGAACTGGTAGAACTAAACCCTCTTAGAGAAGCTTTAGTTGGACTTCCTGGTATAGATGGTCTTTCAACAGAACAAAGAAAGAGGTTAACTATAGCTGTAGAGCTGGTGGCCAATCCATCTATCATCTTCATGGATGAACCTACATCTGGTCTCGATGCTAGAGCTGCAGCCATTGTCATGCGCACAGTGAGAAACACAGTTGATACTGGTAGAACTGTGGTCTGCACAATTCACCAGCCCAGCATAGATATTTTTGAATCTTTTGATGAG TTGTTCTTGATGAAACGTGGTGGACAAGTCATTTATGCCGGATCTCTTGGTCACCAGTCTCACAGGCTTGTCGAATATTTTGAA AGTGTTCCCGGGGTTCCAAAGATTAAAGATGGCTACAATCCTGCTACTTGGATGCTTGAGGTCACAGCTTCATCTGTTGAGACTCAACTTGATGTGGATTTTGCGGATATTTATGCCAACTCTGCACTCTATCA GAGAAATCAAGAACTTATTGCTGAACTCAGTCAACCACCTCCCGGATCTGAAGACCTCCACTTCCCAACCAAGTATTCCCAAACATTCACTGTTCAGTTCAAAGCTTGTTTCTGGAAATGGTATCGATCATACTGGAGAAATCCTCGATACAACGCCGTGCGATTCTTCATGACAGTCATGATCGGACTTCTGTTTGGCCTTATCTTCTGGAACAAAGGAGAAAAAAC TGAGAAAGAACAAGATCTAAGAAACTTCTTGGGTGCTATGTATGCTGCTATTCTGTTCTTGGGAGCCAGTAATGCTTCTGCTATACAGCCAGTGGTTTCCATAGAAAGAACCGTCTTCTACCGTGAAAGAGCTGCTGGAATGTACTCACCATTGCCCTATGCATTTTCTCAG GTGGCCATAGAAGTGATCTACAATGCAATCCAAACAATAATTTACTCTCTTCTACTTTTCTCCATGATGGGGTTTCAGTGGAAGgcatcaaatttcttttggttcTACTACTTCATTTTGATGTGCTTCGTGTACTTCACAATGTTTGGGATGATGATCATTGCCCTGACTCCAGGCCCTCAAATTGCGGCCATAGCCATGTCCTTCTTCCTCAGCTTCTGGAACTTGTTCTCTGGATTCATGGTTCCAAGACCA CAAATCCCAATATGGTGGAGGTGGTATTACTGGCTATCTCCAATTGCTTGGACAATCAATGGGTTAGTGACATCTCAAGTAGGAAACAAAGGAGGTAATCTTCATGTACCAGGGGGAGTGGATATTCCAGTAAAAACCTTCCTCAAAGATACATTTGGGTTTGAATATGACTTTCTCCCATACATTGCTTTGGCTCACTTTGGTTGGGTTTTCCTATACTTCTTTGTGTTTGCTTATAGCATGAAGTTCCTTAACTTCCAAAAGAGATAA
- the LOC101209779 gene encoding protein BUD31 homolog 2, which yields MPKIKTNRVKYPEGWELIEPTLRELQAKMREAENDPHDGKRKCETLWPIFKIAHQKSRYIFDLYHRRKEISKELFEFCLDQGYADRNLIAKWKKPGYERLCCLRCMQPRDHNFATTCVCRVPKHLREEKVIECVHCGCRGCASGD from the exons ATGCCCAAGATTAAGACGAACCGTGTCAAGTATCCGGAGGGATGGGAGCTAATTGAACCAACACTCCGAGAGTTGCAAGCTAAGATGAGAGAAG CTGAGAATGACCCACATGATGGTAAGAGAAAGTGCGAGACTTTATGGCCTATATTCAAAATAGCACATCAGAAAAGCCGCTATATCTTTGATCTTTATCATCGAAGGAAGGAAATATCTAAGGAATTATTTGAGTTCTGTTTGGACCAAGGCTATGCTGATCGTAACTTAAttgcaaaatggaagaag CCTGGTTATGAACGTTTGTGCTGTCTAAGATGCATGCAACCTCGAGATCACAACTTTGCGACAACATGCGTGTGCCGGGTTCCCAAGCACTTGAGGGAGGAGAAAGTTATTGAGTGTGTGCACTGTGGTTGCAGGGGCTGTGCAAGTGGAGATTGA
- the LOC101210027 gene encoding serine/threonine-protein kinase D6PKL1 translates to MGSGTCEIVEASEEIKPVQSKSGSRHSDFVSDKDRRLSALKIGFKGSLEDDINQLFESISIKNASKSLGHSQVDVNTLRKSTLKKPITVGIPRSPGIGTSDSGSLKQALRELCLSKASEMAATKRSSKLSSSSRISEAGRIKTLYNSVMVEATESGSSSDNGKGGRVVEISLVPEEKKLIFEKRLEHVRASAVKSPGASAHSSQLPVAKTQKHIEVATVESNIKPTLPKKVGSQTLKAELEKEEESITPPSISSCTIGKVLEKEKKILAGSRVANKVTSSKAGRKGRLQTASSSKLGSGNKVTKLSRSASRSVKPVIRNKGLAKKKVKQDLSSPTCSSSTYNAVNGDNDPSKKKLICERCHCALNSAAKDSKKGSASQFSAFSSDVNITNPKSGGNKTGINVDSKASDVKVKRNARVRDKGEFSQSSKSSQGEYSSSTTSIISDDSNGHGSSTGNRPHMSKDFRWEAIRNAQLQHGVLSLRHFNLLKKLGCGDIGTVYLAELTDTQCLFAIKVMDNEFLARRKKMPRAQTEREILRMLDHPFLPTLYVQFTTDNLSCLVMEYCPGGDLHVLRQKQLGRVFPEPAARFYVAEVLLALEYLHMLGVIYRDLKPENILVREDGHIMLTDFDLSLRCTVNPTLLKSSSFNADLVKTSGPCTDSSCAEPFCIEPSCQVPCFSPRFLPAAAKTRKSKPDLTTQIRSLPQLVAEPTDARSNSFVGTHEYLAPEIIKGEGHGAAVDWWTFGVFLYELLYGRTPFKGSNNDETLSNVIMQGLSFPDTPIVSFQARDLIRGLLVKEPENRFGTEKGAAEIKQHPFFEGLNWALIRCAVPPELPDLCDVDITSMIAQQNKFRYLESKSTGEHLEFELF, encoded by the exons ATGGGATCTGGTACTTGTGAGATTGTTGAAGCAAGTGAAGAAATCAAACCTGTTCAAAGTAAGAGTGGATCTCGTCATTCAGATTTTGTATCAGACAAAGATCGAAGACTTTCTGCATTGAAAATTGGATTCAAGGGATCTCTAGAGGATGATATCAATCAGCTTTTTGAGTCAATTAGTATTAAAAATGCATCCAAGAGTTTAGGTCATTCGCAAGTAGATGTAAACACACTGAGAAAAAGTACACTAAAGAAGCCAATAACTGTTGGCATACCGCGCTCGCCAGGTATTGGTACTTCTGATTCTGGTAGTCTGAAGCAAGCACTTAGGGAACTATGCCTTTCAAAGGCATCTGAAATGGCTGCTACGAAGAGATCATCAAAACTGTCTAGCTCTTCAAGAATTTCAGAAGCTGGGCGGATCAAGACATTGTACAATTCAGTCATGGTTGAAGCCACCGAGTCAGGCTCTTCTTCAGATAATGGTAAAGGGGGACGTGTGGTTGAAATATCCCTGGTTCCagaggaaaagaaattgatcTTTGAAAAGAGACTTGAGCATGTCCGGGCATCTGCTGTTAAATCACCGGGTGCTAGTGCTCATTCTTCTCAGTTGCCCGTCGcgaaaacacaaaaacatattGAGGTTGCTACTGTGGAATCAAACATCAAACCCACTTTGCCAAAGAAAGTTGGATCCCAAACATTAAAAGCAGAGCTGGAGAAGGAAGAGGAGTCCATTACTCCACCATCTATATCTTCTTGCACAATTGGCAAAGTtttggagaaggagaagaaaattctTGCAGGAAGTAGGGTAGCAAATAAAGTGACATCATCTAAGGCAGGACGCAAAGGTAGGTTGCAAACTGCATCTTCATCTAAGTTGGGTAGTGGAAATAAGGTAACCAAGTTATCTAGAAGTGCCTCCCGTTCTGTTAAACCAGTTATTAGGAACAAGGGGCTGGCTAAGAAGAAAGTCAAACAGGATTTGAGTTCTCCAACATGTAGTTCAAGCACATACAATGCAGTCAATGGGGATAATGATCCCAGTAAAAAGAAGTTAATATGCGAGAGGTGTCACTGTGCATTGAATAGTGCAGCTAAAGACTCCAAGAAAGGCTCTGCATCTCAGTTTAGTGCTTTTAGTAGTGATGTAAACATAACCAATCCAAAATCTGGTGGTAACAAAACAGGAATCAATGTGGATAGCAAGGCGTCTGATgttaaagtaaaaagaaatgcaAGGGTACGAGATAAGGGTGAATTTTCGCAAAGCTCAAAAAGTAGTCAAGGTGAGTACAGTAGTAGTACGACGAGTATTATAAGTGATGATAGCAATGGGCATGGATCAAGTACTGGTAACAGACCTCATATGTCAAAAGATTTTAGGTGGGAAGCCATACGCAATGCACAATTGCAGCATGGGGTCCTTAGCTTGCGGCATTTTAATCTTCTAAAGAAGCTTGGTTGTGGGGACATTGGAACAGTGTATCTTGCCGAGCTAACTGACACTCAGTGCCTATTTGCCATTAAGGTCATGGACAACGAGTTTCTAGCAAGACGGAAGAAAATGCCTAGAGCACAAACTGAGAGAGAAATACTGAGAATGCTAGATCATCCATTCCTCCCTACACTTTATGTTCAGTTTACTACAGATAATCTATCATGTCTCGTCATGGAGTATTGTCCTGGAGGAGATCTTCATGTTCTGCGGCAGAAGCAGCTAGGGAGAGTTTTTCCTGAACCCGCAGCAAG ATTTTATGTTGCTGAGGTTCTGCTTGCTTTGGAGTACTTACACATGCTTGGAGTTATTTATCGAGACTTGAAACCGGAGAACATTCTTGTCAGGGAAGATGGTCACATAATGCTTACCGACTTTGACCTTTCGCTTAGGTGCACGGTCAATCCAACACTCCTGAAGTCGTCTTCCTTCAATGCAGACTTGGTGAAAACATCAGGTCCCTGTACAGATTCTAGTTGTGCTGAACCATTTTGCATTGAACCATCATGTCAAGTCCCATGCTTCAGCCCCAGGTTTCTACCTGCTGCTGCTAAAACAAGGAAGTCAAAACCTGACCTCACAACACAGATCAGGTCGTTACCCCAACTCGTTGCCGAACCCACTGATGCACGTTCGAATTCCTTTGTTGGCACTCACGAATATTTGGCTCCTGAGATCATTAAAGGAGAGGGTCATGGAGCTGCAGTTGATTGGTGGACGTTTGGTGTTTTTCTCTACGAGCTTCTGTATGGCAGAACCCCTTTCAAGGGTTCCAACAATGATGAAACATTGTCCAATGTAATAATGCAAGGCCTCAGTTTTCCCGACACCCCAATCGTTAGTTTCCAAGCAAGGGATCTTATCCGAGGACTGTTGGTAAAAGAACCCGAAAATCGTTTCGGGACAGAGAAAGGAGCTGCGGAAATCAAACAGCACCCCTTCTTCGAGGGGCTAAACTGGGCATTAATCCGGTGTGCAGTTCCTCCAGAACTTCCAGATTTATGTGATGTGGACATTACAAGTATGATTgctcaacaaaacaaattcagGTATTTGGAAAGTAAGTCCACTGGAGAACACCTTGAGTTTGAATTGTtttag